The proteins below are encoded in one region of Myxocyprinus asiaticus isolate MX2 ecotype Aquarium Trade chromosome 13, UBuf_Myxa_2, whole genome shotgun sequence:
- the LOC127450235 gene encoding hexosaminidase D-like, which translates to MNHHKLMRFIVGCLVIVAMVKFFFRTSSSSGTREKSQKIIQGGGFWAQHHFPPLNSVDNQIDPLKKEPSEQVNTVNLKVQLEKPVDVLSIQEEAPDNSVAAPFKIVHLDLKGAPPKVKYLEQIFPLFSSLGANGILLEYEDMFPYEGELEILKSSFAYSPEEIEEIKSLAKRHQLELIPLVQVFGHLEFVLKHEKYFSLREVAEYPNSLNSLAPGSLDLVKEMLTQVMRKHPEAKWFHIGADEVRGLGESEDSKRWLEANGGDMGKLFLNHVTAVGRFMKETRPEIRLILWDDMFRKLNSNSIQESGLQNLASPMIWNYLPNMDVGEIGSLISRYEQAGFQGVWFASAFKGASGIDQRWTPIDHHLKNHLQWHEVIASMPQYKSISFHGITVTGWQRYEHHTVLCELLPVAIPSLAVCLQTLKYGSFNDQAQNEIQRILGCEIQLDINDCKGASFPGSDIYDMVNKINNNLEISIEKVMKSYHIRGSFSSYNRKRNFANPRNLGFFEDSLKKLLDEWDSFLLTFRRSMEAIFYPDTLEEWLEENVNEHIERLHKMVIDVERIIKLNGQPKMDSLKMR; encoded by the exons ATGAACCATCATAAGTTGATGAGGTTTATCGTCGGCTGCTTGGTGATTGTCGCcatggtgaaattcttctttagAACCAG CTCAAGCAGTGGCACTCGGGAGAAGAGCCAAAAAATCATACAAGGTGGTGGTTTCTGGGCTCAACACCATTTCCCGCCACTGAATTCTGTGGATAATCAGATTGATCCACTAAAAAAAGAACCATCCGAGCAAGTAAACACAGTCAACTTAAAAGTTCAGTTGGAGAAACCAGTGGACGTCCTGTCAATCCAAGAAGAAGCACCTGATAATTCAGTGGCAGCTCCATTTAAGATTGTGCATTTAGATTTGAAAGGTGCCCCACCCAAAGTCAAATATCTTGAACAG ATCTTCCCTTTGTTTTCATCTCTGGGCGCTAATGGGATATTACTGGAATATGAGGATATGTTTCCCTATGAGGGTGAACTTGAAATACTCAAATCAAGCTTTGCGTACAG TCCGGAAGAAATAGAGGAAATTAAGTCTCTGGCCAAACGGCACCAGCTTGAGCTGATTCCTCTGGTGCAGGTGTTCGGACACTTGGAG TTTGTCTTAAAACACGAGAAGTATTTCAGCTTGAGAGAAGTGGCGGAGTATCCCAATAGCCTAAACTCTCTGGCCCCAGGAAGCCTGGATCTTGTGAAAGAAATGTTAACACAGGTTATGAGGAAGCACCCAGAAGCAAAATGGTTCCACATCGGTGCTGATGAG GTACGTGGCCTGGGTGAAAGCGAAGATTCAAAACGCTGGTTGGAAGCCAACGGTGGAGACATGGGAAAGCTGTTTCTGAATCATGTGACGGCAGTAGGGCGTTTCATGAAAGAAACGAGGCCAGAAATCAGGCTAATCTTGTGGGATGACATGTTTAGGAAACTTAACTCCAACTCTATACAAG AATCAGGTTTGCAAAATCTTGCGTCCCCCATGATTTGGAACTACCTTCCCAACATGGACGTGGGTGAGATAG GTAGCCTGATCTCCAGGTATGAGCAGGCTGGATTTCAAGGTGTGTGGTTTGCTAGCGCTTTTAAAGGTGCCTCTGGAATTGACCAGAGATGGACTCCAATAGATCACCACTTAAAAAACCATCTGCAGTGGCATGAAGTCATTGCTTCAATGCCGCAGTACAAGTCTATTAGCTTCCATGGTATTACAGTGACTGGCTGGCAGAG GTATGAGCATCACACTGTGTTGTGTGAGCTGCTCCCAGTGGCCATCCCATCTTTGGCTGTTTGTCTTCAGACACTGAAATATG GTTCATTTAATGACCAGGCACAGAATGAGATACAGCGCATCCTAGGCTGCGAAATTCAACTTGACATAAACGATTG TAAAGGTGCATCCTTTCCAGGCTCAGACATTTATGACATGGTGAACAAGATCAACAACAACCTCGAGATTTCCATTGAAAAGGTCATGAAAAGCTA CCACATCAGGGGATCATTCAGTTCTTATAATCGCAAACGCAACTTTGCAAACCCTCGAAATCTTGGATTTTTCGAAGATTCACtgaaaaa ATTGCTGGATGAATGGGATTCCTTTTTGCTGACTTTCAGGCGAAGCATGGAAGCTATTTTCTACCCAGACACTTTAGAGGAGTGGTTGGAAGAGAATGTCAATGAGCACATAGAAAGACTTCATAAAATGGTGATTGATGTTGAACGAATCATTAAACTCAATGGACAGCCAAAAATGGATTCCTTGAAAATGAGATGA